TTTCAGGCAGACATGGCCGACTTCAGTACCAAGGACATGGCCTTGAAGGTGCAGAAGAAGCTCCTCAGCTCCATGGCCAGCAAGAGCTCGGTGCAGATGTTCATCGATGACACCACCAGCGAGATCCTGGACGAACTGTACCGCATCTCCAAGGAGTACTCGGGAAACAAGTCGGAGGCTCAGAAAGTGATCAAGGACCTGATCAAGATCGCGGTGAAGATCGGCCTCCTGTTCAGGAACAACCGGTTCAGCACCGAGGAGCTGAGAGTGGCCCAGGACTTTAAGAAGAAGCtgcaccagggggcgatgacGGCGATCAGCTTCTACGAGGTACGTCTTCTCATATCGAGCTCGTGTTTACGCTTCTTATTCAGTGATTTGaaacaaatataatgaaatCTGTCAAGAATATTTCCAATTtaacacagataaataaataaagatctgGAGAAGAGATGAACAGAAACCAGTTCAAGTCGTATTATAATTCCGTGTTTAAGAGTCGACGTGTGTTATATTTGCAGCTCAAACTTTCTATGAATCGTAGGATTAATTTTAGTTCA
Above is a genomic segment from Hippoglossus stenolepis isolate QCI-W04-F060 chromosome 8, HSTE1.2, whole genome shotgun sequence containing:
- the tnfaip8l2b gene encoding tumor necrosis factor, alpha-induced protein 8-like protein 2 B, whose amino-acid sequence is MADFSTKDMALKVQKKLLSSMASKSSVQMFIDDTTSEILDELYRISKEYSGNKSEAQKVIKDLIKIAVKIGLLFRNNRFSTEELRVAQDFKKKLHQGAMTAISFYEVDFTFDKAVMADLLTNCRDLLLKLVNTHLTPKSHGRINHVFNHYSDPGLLTKLYDPEGPFRPNLTRICKGLDKLVEDGTI